In the Aquipuribacter sp. SD81 genome, CGGCGGCTGGAGGAGGCGGGCGTCATCCGCGGCTACCACGCGGTCGTCGACCACCGCGCGGTCGGGCGGACGGTCCGGGCGGTCGTGAGCGTGCGGCTGCAGCCCAAGAGCCGCGAGGTCGTGCAGGCCTTCATCGACCACGTGTGGCGCCTGGAGGAGACGGTGGGGATCTCCCTCACCACCGGCACGCACGACGTGCTCGTCCACCTGTCCGCCGCGGACGTCACGAGCCTGGGCGAGCGCGTGCTGCAGGACATCGCGAGCTTCGACAACGTCGTGGAGGAGCACACGGCGCTCGTCCTCGACGAGCGGGCGAAGACGTCGGTCAGCGTGCTGTGACGCGCCCGCGGTCCCTCACGGGGCCGTGGACGCGGCGGGGGAGGGCTCCGCGGACGGCGCCGGGGGCGGGGCGGGCGTCCCGGCGCTGCCGTCGGCGCACGTGACGCGCGACGGCTGCGGCTCGGCGGCCGCCCGGACCACCTCCTCGCGGTCCGCGAGGCCGTCGAACGGCTCGCCCACCACGACGGTGACGACGTCGACGGTCGGGTCCGGCTCGAGGACCTCGTCGGTCAGGTGGGCGGCCACCGCGAGCGCGGCGCGCTCGGCCTCCGGCGGGTAGCGGACCCGCGCCGCCTCGGCCTCGCGGTCGGCGTTGCCGACCTCGACGAGGGTGAAGCCGCGGCCCTCCAGCTCGTCGGCGGTCCGGCCGGCGAGACCCGTGAGGGCCGTCCCGTTGAGGACGGTGACGGTCGTTCCCTCGGCGGAGGCGGCCGTCACGGACGCCGGCTCGCAGGCCGCCCCCGTCGGGAGA is a window encoding:
- a CDS encoding Lrp/AsnC family transcriptional regulator, which translates into the protein MPSPLPLDDLDRLVLAELQRDARQTNRALAETAGVAPSTMLARVRRLEEAGVIRGYHAVVDHRAVGRTVRAVVSVRLQPKSREVVQAFIDHVWRLEETVGISLTTGTHDVLVHLSAADVTSLGERVLQDIASFDNVVEEHTALVLDERAKTSVSVL
- a CDS encoding LytR C-terminal domain-containing protein, with protein sequence MAFGRRRPEPEQPRWDDPLWVPQPVEEWVTPEAVADRLRRRRGRWRALRHAVVLLLIIAVVGGTGVVAAGAVLGRWELPFTGLAGGEPGDSPTGLPTGAACEPASVTAASAEGTTVTVLNGTALTGLAGRTADELEGRGFTLVEVGNADREAEAARVRYPPEAERAALAVAAHLTDEVLEPDPTVDVVTVVVGEPFDGLADREEVVRAAAEPQPSRVTCADGSAGTPAPPPAPSAEPSPAASTAP